Genomic window (Vigna unguiculata cultivar IT97K-499-35 chromosome 10, ASM411807v1, whole genome shotgun sequence):
AGAAACACATAACGGCCCAAGCCGCCTACTTCAAAGAATAATGCATAATAGGTGGATAACACTAAACTTAGAATATTGCAGACGAGGTACCAAATACTGACAAACGCCAATACAGGGCTTGGGCCAAATCCCAGGCCCATCCAGGGCCCAAATATCAGCCCAACCTATAAGGGTGGCagatataattaataaactcTATAAATACAGGTGGATCCCATCAATTAAGAGGTACACTTTCATTAATTCCCTAATACAAGATTTGACTTTTCGAGAGCccttttgctgacttgatcatCAGAGCcttctccgcaggtaaccccttaaGGGTCCAAGCCGTGTACACTAGCAGATGGCATGTGCAAACCAAGAAGGAACTAGCTCGAGAGGTCAAGGATTCTAGGAAATGTTACCGTGTCAAAAACTTCAATATCGGAGACCGGATCACTGAATGTTGCAAATGACAAATGACGAGTCTTTCTATCGATTTTGGTTTCTTTTCCGAGTTCATCTGCTCTGAGATAGAATTCCCCGCTAATGAATGTTGCTAGATCATGCATGAGGTCATGCATTACGAAACaatcatccccatccccagtccATCGACTTGCACATTGAAAAAAAGATCTTGAAACCAAATCATAAAAATACTCGTGACCAACTTCTTCTAAAGTCTTTCCTTTCTTTGGTGCTTTTACAAGATCTTCAGCCATCCACAACTGGATCAGTTCATTGTCTTGAAATCCATAATCTTTCGGGTACAGTGAGCAATACAGAAAACACCGTTTTAAATGTGGAGGGAGATAATTATAACTAATTGTGAGTGCTGGAATAATTTTACACTGACCTCCAGGAAGTTCCCAAATGTCACTTTCAAGTACATTATTCCAATCCCTGACAGCGTGTTTTCTTCTCAACATTCCTCCAAGTGACTGTGCAGCTAAAGGCAACCCATTACACTTTTTAACAATCTCTTTTCCAATCTTTTCTAGGGTTCCTCTTCTCTCGCTGGCTTCTTGGAGAGGAAATGCATGGTTTGCAAACACCAACCAACAATCTTCATTTGACAATTTGTTTAGATGATATATTTCAACAGTATGAAAAGGCACTGCAGCCGCTACATTTTCATTGCGGGTTGTAATCAGAACTTTACTGCCCCTAATCCCGCTTACAAATGGTTTTGTAAGAGTTGTCCAATTGTCACAATCCTCGATCCAAACATCATCCAAGacaataaaaaatcttttacCTTTCAGTTTGTCCATCAATTCAAGTTGAAGAACATTTAGATCACTCAATTTACAAGGCTTTCGGGTAATTTCCTCTACCATGGTTCTTGTGACCTTCACAATATCAAATATATCAGAAACACAAACCCATGCCTTCGAATTAAATATCTGCTGGTTCAATTTGCAATCGTTGAACACAGATCTTGCCAAAGTGGTTTTTCCAACCCCACCCATGCCTACAATAGGGATCACAGACACTTGTTCACTATCATCAGTGACATCCTGTAACACCATGTTCATTATGGCctctttatctttatctctACCGTACATACCGTATCCATCTTCCAGAGATGTTGGCTGAGCTTTCCATGACTGGTAGCTCTCCACTGGAATATCTTTCAAATCAAGACTCTCCTTTTGTTTTAAAATGTCATCTAATCTTTCAACTATGTCTTCCAACTTACTAATACTaacaatcttcttccttttgaaAATGCGAGAAAAAGAATTGCTTACCTTCTTCTTTTGAATAGCAGCTTTAGTAGAAACTTCATCAAGTAAGTCATCAACCTCGTAGACAAGATCTCTGAGAAGATCGAGCCACTCTTTGACAGTGGAGTCTGTGATTTGTGTCTTCTCAGCATCAGCAAGCACAACTCTAACAACTATCAGCtggttcttcatcttttgaagcAACTTGTCAGGCTTCTTTCCTCGGAAGAAGTTGAGAACCTGAGGGGATGCCAGCCTGTCAAAAAGAACGTCAAAGAAAGCAGAAAGGAGCGCACCACCTACCACAGCTAATGCCATGATCTCAACAGAAAACAAATGATGATCAGAGTAGCAAAAAGAAATGCAAAGGAAAGGAATTGGGTGCAAGTTCCGTATGAGTTGAACCGATGGAAGGAGACTTCACTTAACTCTCTTCATTTCAACTTTCTATTTCAACTTTCTACGCTCCGTCCGCACCTTCCATCAAAATAAACCGTTGGATATgtatataaagttttgatggTTGAAATTGAAGATGCTCAGTTGAAAAGTCTACTTGTTTGTAGTTTTCAAAGATAAGGTTCATGGTCGGATGCTTCTTGAAAATTCAGCatagatatattaattaaaaattcaactGTTGAGAATCAAGACTTGTTAAATgaaatagtttttcattttgTAGAAGTATTTCTAATCTAAATTTTCTTCGGGTAAagtatataaattgattttaccAAGCTTTTTTCTTATTTGCTTTCCTATAAGTATATAGGAAAATAATTATGGAAACAGAGTCCTACTGTAATTGAGCCTGTTCCAAGAACTGTTAATGATGTAATAAATGTGGTCATAGTTTGACTAAAGATGTGAAAGGCAGCAGCCAAATCTGATATGATCGAAGCAGAACTTGCAAAATTCATGTTCAAATCAAGCATCCACGATATCCTTGAGTGATATCAATAGTGTACCCATTTTCTTTTGGATATCATCTTGGCTCAGCACGGTCCTTGTAGACATAAtcaatatcaaaagataaattctaataaatacaaatttatttaactaCATTATGACTTCAATCAGTTGTATGCTTTCTGGAACTTTTTCCAAATCAAGCATTAGATGTATGGTTTATGTTTCTAGCAATTGATTTCTGGAACTTTTTTATTCATCATTTTGTTACTTAATGTGAGTGTTACATTTTCTTCAAGTGAAACGAAAGAGCAGGAAGTTATGTAACTATTTTGAAGGAGCTTGTGTTAGTTTCTTtcaagattttatattttgaactcTTCCAGTAGTATTTGATCATATTATCTTTGGTACTGATATTAAAGTCAAGTTAAGTAAGGGACTTAACTTAAGTCAAGTTAAGTCAAGTTACACATATTAAAGTCAAGTTAAGTCGGGGACTGCAGTTTTATGTAAAGGGAGTGTGTGACTGTTTACCTTAGTATCATAAGTGTTTTCagacttttttttgtttgagtttTCATGGCAGACCGTCATATATGTGTAAACTTGCACTTTTTGTGATAATGACcatcaatataatataatataatataatataatataatataatataatataatataatataatataatataatataatataatataatataatataatataatataatataatatatatatatatatatatatattattaatccaAGTCATGTTCACCCACTTTCATAAAATGTCCGAGATAAAGTGATTGTTGAAGCATAAAGTTAAAGATGAGTATAAATGCTAAACAGAGTTTTTCCATCACTTGGTAATGCTGATAGATGGCTATTGAAGAGGAATCCTAACAACAATTTGTGAGAACCGAGGTAGGAATAGAAcaaattctaattaaataaattaactgGATCTTTGGTTTAAGGAATTATGAATGGCAATTACAGGACTAAGCTTATGCAGAAACTTACGCAGAATGCATAAAAGACTTAAAGTGAAAGCTTACCTTAAACGTTGATTACAGTATACTTGTACTGGTGATAAGTGCCAAAAATCagtaattttcatatgaaatgtTAGCACTTCTGTttgtaatttgtatttatatcaTGTTGATTCTTCCTAAATCTAGGAAAAATGAGCTTCaatcacatgcttccaagtttttACTTAAAGAAATCATTCGATCCCtattttgtgtatttttcagataaattaaaatagaggAGGAAAGAACTAAAGAAGAGCAAAAGAGAAATCAAGAAACAAAGAAGAAATGGAAGAATTTGTGCAACAGGTCACTCAAATCAagagtctcgctcaagccaaaGTCATCTCGTCTAAGCAAGACACTTACCGccattctcgctcaagcgatgTTGACATCATTGTTAGAAATGGAGTTTTTAAGCTGATGTGGGACTTTcaacacaccccctcacgcTGAAGTATATATATCTTGTGTGTGGAACTAGAAATTAAAGGGTTGTTTGTTAGCAGCCCGATATCGGatggaacagaatgtccaagaaagatcgctaggataggctctaaccTGACTCTGATACTATGTTAGAAGTGAAgcttttaagcctaactcaatccaACAGAACTAGATtttaaggtgaggtttgcacctcacttatgtactatgaaattgtcttatctctagtcgatgtgagacttccaacaattATTGTAAGCAATGTAAAGAGAGTCATCCCTTTTAAATATAGTGGCAGGAAGATATGGGGAGGTTCAAATTGAAGAGTTTGAAATTGTAGTATGAGAAGACAGTGTGCAATTGGAGAACAAGGTTGGTTAAGAAGCAGAAGTAGAAAAAGTCATTTTGTTATGCAAACTACAATTTTACAATTACTCCTAAAACAATTgtgtaaaagataaaatgaagtaGGAGGGAGGGAGGTGCAGGACATTTCACAGCATAGGAAAGGAAGGGCAATGTTAAATTAGGATTTtaggattttattattttagtttaattattttttttgtcctaTTTTTATCTAAAAGTGTCAAATTGatcctttagttttttttttttttaaatttcaatttgatcccaattttttaaaaattgatgcaatgtggtctttttcattaaatttattaaaatggatCGAAGacttttcatcaaaattgaagtttttaataatgataattttctttattgatGAAATTAACAGGATCATATTgccaattttgataaaaaaaattattgattcgctttaagaaatttaacaaaaaagattaaattgcatcaattttttaaagatcgagacaaaattgaaacttaaaagAACTAGAAGACCAATTTGAcacttttaaacaaaaaatgggaaccaaaagactaaatccctattattttttagtaaaagataaaatggaatattataatttagattaaaatactccgttggtcctcgtttttgtcgcaaaatcttaatttggtcctcgtatttttattagtctcaattaggtcctcatttttgtaaattagtatcaattaggtcatttccgTTAGTAGAGAATTAACACtgttaagtaggtgccacgtgtcagctccttttttttgaattttttgaattttttttgaatttttgaattttttttttaattttttaattttttttttaaatatttatgccacgtgtcacgtctgtaatgtgccacgtgtcaatctaatatggtaacacgtgtcaaattattttatgaatctcaatttggtcctcaaattttatttaagtgccaaattttaaataaattaatgtaatagaaatatcacttgtaataaaagtatcatcattacatttataaaaaaattaaatttgttctaaatttggagcacatgaaattaaattttttttttataaatttggactgaaatcaaatcaaattaacaaatatgaggactaaattgagattcatacaataatttgacagaCATGTGTCACcctattagattgacacgtgacacactacaaacctgacacgtggcataaataattctaaaaaaattaaaaatttaaaaaaaataaataaataattaaaaaaaagttaaaaaaactaaaaaaacgaAGAGCTGAtacgtggcacctacttaacggtgttaattCTCTACTAAcagaaaggacctaattgatactaatttacaaaaatgagaacctaattgagactaataaaaatacgaggaccaaattgcgattttgctacaaaaatgaggaccaacgatgtattttaacttataatttatgACTGTGCATAAAAAAGAATGAGAGGTGCATATGGAACTTCCTTCTAAGGACGTGACACCTACTTAACCGTGTTAAttctctactaacggaaaggacctaattaatactaatttataaaaatgagaacctaattgagactaataaaaatacgatgaCCAAATTGTgattttgctacaaaaacgaggaccaacaaagtattttaacctataattTATAACTGTggataaaaaagaataagagGTGCATATGAAACTTCCTTCTAAGGACCATAAGGACCAAAGAGATCATGGAGGCATTTTCTTCCTCCACCCTCACGGTGTTTTTTAAGATGTtgcttaaataaaaaaattcgtTTCTTTCCAAATATATAGAATATCTTCTGGATTATATCataatttatccaaaaatacattataaatgtattgtttttaaaaaattgaaagtattattttcataatactTACTACTTTGGTAATTTGAACTATTTTGGTAATTTGTTCTATTTTGGTAATTTGGaacaaattactaaaataatctgaatccaaattttgaattttaaatcatatcatttaaattttttttaaattgtgaaatttagAATATACTTCAAACTATATAATTCTGAATTACATTTCTTAAtccaaatttatataaaatgtagttttaaattaataataaaaacgcgttagtatttttttacattattgaAATAGGAGAAAGAGTATTTGTGTGAGATTTAGTCTAAATTGTGCAAATACATACTAATTGTTAACCCTGAAAATAAAGGGGCAAATTATGGATTTTGGCAAATTATAAATCAGCACTCGTATTGATGCTTACTATTCTGCCATCAAAAAATTGTACAAGGTTGAACTATTTAGCTGGTTACATTTTGTATCCTGctaaaagtaaagaaaagaatTATCAGAATATTAATTTATGACATTTCCAAagtatgaaaagaaaagaaattcatGGCCATGATTAAACTGAGCATGAACTATTGTAGCGAAGTTTCATCCCAAAATTTATTTGACCTTCCATAAATATGTCATTTGAATTGGCTATAAAGATAGAATTTACATGCCAGAACTCAATCCATAGGTGCTGAAGCTTCCCTTATACGAGTAAAATCATGTATGACTGATGAAACCATAACTTCTACTCTGATCTTTTGCATCAAAAGCCCTGAATGGAAGATTCCTTTCTTTCTCATTCAGTGCATTTGAGTTAGCGTACAGTAGGTTCAGTCCTTTCAACATGTACAGTCTATTTTCAGCATTTCAAATGCCACTCCTTTCAACCATGTTCAATTTCACCACAATGCTAAGCAGAATATTGGCATTGACCACACAGACTAactgtttagaaaaaaaaaggactaTTATTCATTTCTACAGTGACTACTTTAGATTAAAACGACATGAATGCGCactgtaaataaaatatataaaaaagctAGGTTTCCTTTACACTTGCAATTCCAGTGAAGTATGAAACTGAACAATTAACTGATTTAGGACTAGCTGAATGCAATAATTAAGTTAGATTtgaaaggagaaagagaagaaatgaAAGGTATCTTTCGCAAAATAGTTTTTGATGGTTAGATATTGATGAAGTAAGTGAAAGAAAGAGAATTACCTGTTCATCATCCTTGCTAGTTAAATCCATCTACCGTCAATCTTTATCCCACGGACATGGCAGATCTTAGACCAAATTTCACGGTCCTTACTGTGGCATCGTGTTTGCAGTAGTGGACATCCCACtatgattaattttattagagAGACAGGCAATCTTTCTCCAGCGATATTCTGCAGCTTTTCACAATTTTGAATACGCAATTCTTGTAGCGACGTTAGATGGAGAAGGCCCTTGCACTCCAACGTCTCCAAACTTGACAAATCACATAGATGCAGAGACACAAGGGAGGGAGGGAGCAGATCCTCCTTTGGGAAGGAGTTGATGCCATCACATGGACCCCACACAATGAGAGAGGTAACCATGTCCGTGCATACCCATGCTTTACCGCTCACTAGTTTCTCACAATTGCTGATCTCAACTGTTTTCAAGTTAGGTGGCATACCCCCTACAGGGAATGACTCTATTTGTTGGCAGTTGGATATGTTAAGATATTCCATCTTTGGGAGAAGAGTTCTCATCTGTTCAGGCAAGGACTTCAACTTCTCACAACCATAAACACGGAAAAGAGTCAAATTGGGCGCAGACAATCCTTCTTCGGGAAATGATACAAAGTTGGGGCAGTTGCTAATCTGAAAATAGCTCAGACTCTTCAACGAATCTGACCCTGACAACAAAAGTGATTTCATATTTTCACAGTCTTTGATTTTAAGACTACTGAGATTTGGAAAGGTAGCCAATGGAAGAGACATGAGCGAATCACAACTATTCATTATTGATAGTGATTCCAATAATTCGTGTTTGTGTTGTATTGGGAATTTCAGTTTCTTTAAACCACTCATAAGCAGAGCTTTCAACGATGCAGGAAGACGTTCACCTGGAAATGATATGGCTGAGGAACAATTCTGTAATGTTAAAGATTGGAGGCAAGTAGGTTGGACGTTGGTGATGGCCTCCATCATGGACTCCACCATTGGACCTCCTTCTACGTCTATACTCTCCACCAAAAGAGGAAACTCATGAAACGTTACTTTGTTGCTGTTACGAATCTTCAATGTTCGAAGGGTGGGAGCCCTTGGGACAGAAGAAACAAGAAGCTCGCAATTTCTAATGATAAGTCTTTGCAGAGCAGGAAGATGATTTGGTAAATCTCCCTttaatttgatgcaatcaaatatataaagatcCCGAAGCACAGGAAAAGCATCTGAACCAAAGGCACTCCACACCTCCCAACTAGGCATGCGAAAAATTTCTAGACACTCAAGGGAGGGGAAGGGTATCACGGATGAACAATCTTCCGTCTTATAAAATCCTGCATCAATAGTCTTCACCGAATTCATGTCTGCAATACAGAGGCGCTTGAGAGATGGTAGTTGCCCCATTGAAGGAAGCATGCAACAGTTCTTACAATTATATAAACTCATACTTGTCATGTAGCGGTAGGACAAATTTCCCACCCATTTCGGAAATTTGGTTCCTTTATACCCCTTTATTGAAAGCGATTCCAGGTCTTGATGAGGTTGTAAGTTACTGAGTACATCTAATTCAATTTGGGAGTAGATGCTATTGTCATTACCTGTAGACCATTCTAAGGATAGATGGGTAATATGCTTCTTATCCATTATCCTGGCCTCTAATGCTTCTTCGCCTTTGGTAACATTCTCCAATTCCTCGATAGAAAACGAACCATGGAGATTTGGAAGTCCTCCCAATTCTTTGATGCTATTCTCTATATGCTTGCCCGCAATATAGAAATCCAACTTCTGTAATTGACTTAGTTTCCCCATTCTTTTAGGCATCTCTTCTATGAAGATATCAAGAATTTCAAGATGACGCAAGTTTACAAGATTTTGCATGGCACTAGGCAACTTAGTCAGATTAAAGCAACTGAACAACTTCAAAGTTTGCAAATTGCACAAATTACACAATGACTCTGGCAGAGTTATTATACCGGTATTAGAGAGATTTAGATAACGCAAATGGATCAATTCACCAATTGTGTCGGGCAGAGCAAACAGACTTCGAAAGTCACAGAAAGATAAAACTCTCAAGTATTTCAGCATCGAGACTACAATACGTGGTGCCTTTTCATTGTTGAATGGAGAGTCTTTATAATTGATCAACAAGAAAGTTCTTGGAAATTTTAGTGTGTCAAAAACTTCAATATCCGAGACTGGATCACTGAATCTTGTAAATGACAAATGACGAGTCTTTCTATCGATTTTGGTTTCTTTCCCAAGTTCATTTGCTCTGAAATAGAATTCCCCACCAAGGAATGTTGCTAGATCATGAATGAGGTCGTGCATTACAAAATAATCACCGCAACTCCGACTTGTAGATTGGAAAAAGCATCTCGAAACCAAATCATCAAAATACTCTTGACCAACTTCTTCTAAAGTCTTTCCTTTCTTCGCCGCTTTTACAAGATCTTCAGCCATCCACAGCTGAATTAGTTCatcttttttaaattgacaATCTTTGGGGTAGAGTGAGCAATAAACGAAACACCGTTTTAATTGTGGAGGGAGATAATGATAACTAATTCTGAGTGCTGGAATAATTTTACACTGACTCTCAGGAAGTTCCCAAATGTCACTTTCAAGTACATTATTCCAATCCCTAATAGCCTCCTTTCTTCTCAGCATTCCTCCAAGTGACTGTGCAGCTAAAGGCAACCCATTACACTTTTTAACAATCTCTTTTCCAATCTTTTCTAGGGTTCCTCTTTTCTCACTGGCTTCTGGGAGAGGAAATGCATGGTTTGCAAACACCAACCAACAATCTTCATTTGACAATTTGTCTAGATGATATACTTTAACAGTACGCAAAGGGACTATAGCCGCTACATTTTCATTGCGGGTCGTCACAAGAACTTTACTTCC
Coding sequences:
- the LOC114165464 gene encoding putative disease resistance RPP13-like protein 1, with translation MALAVVGGALLSAFFDVLFDRLASPQVLNFFRGKKPDKLLQKMKNQLIVVRVVLADAEKTQITDSTVKEWLDLLRDLVYEVDDLLDEVSTKAAIQKKKVSNSFSRIFKRKKIVSISKLEDIVERLDDILKQKESLDLKDIPVESYQSWKAQPTSLEDGYGMYGRDKDKEAIMNMVLQDVTDDSEQVSVIPIVGMGGVGKTTLARSVFNDCKLNQQIFNSKAWVCVSDIFDIVKVTRTMVEEITRKPCKLSDLNVLQLELMDKLKGKRFFIVLDDVWIEDCDNWTTLTKPFVSGIRGSKVLITTRNENVAAAVPFHTVEIYHLNKLSNEDCWLVFANHAFPLQEASERRGTLEKIGKEIVKKCNGLPLAAQSLGGMLRRKHAVRDWNNVLESDIWELPGGQCKIIPALTISYNYLPPHLKRCFLYCSLYPKDYGFQDNELIQLWMAEDLVKAPKKGKTLEEVGHEYFYDLVSRSFFQCASRWTGDGDDCFVMHDLMHDLATFISGEFYLRADELGKETKIDRKTRHLSFATFSDPVSDIEVFDTVTFPRILDLSS
- the LOC114167403 gene encoding putative disease resistance protein At3g14460; its protein translation is MALAVVGGALLSAFVDVLFERLASPEVVNLIRGKKPDKLLQKVENQLIVVRVVLADAENRQITDPNVKKWLDVLKDLVYEVDDLLDEVSTKAAAQKEVRNSFSRLFNKRKIVSISKLEDIVERLDDILKQKESLDLKEIPVERNQPWKAQPTSLEDGYGMYGRDKDKDAIMKMVLEDGTDGEQVSVIPIVGMGGVGKTTLARSVFNDDKLKQQIFDLKAWVCVSDIFDMVKVTKTMIEEITKKPCKLSDLNALQLELTDRMKGKRFLIVLDDVWIEDCDNWCSLTKPFLSGISGSKVLVTTRNENVAAIVPLRTVKVYHLDKLSNEDCWLVFANHAFPLPEASEKRGTLEKIGKEIVKKCNGLPLAAQSLGGMLRRKEAIRDWNNVLESDIWELPESQCKIIPALRISYHYLPPQLKRCFVYCSLYPKDCQFKKDELIQLWMAEDLVKAAKKGKTLEEVGQEYFDDLVSRCFFQSTSRSCGDYFVMHDLIHDLATFLGGEFYFRANELGKETKIDRKTRHLSFTRFSDPVSDIEVFDTLKFPRTFLLINYKDSPFNNEKAPRIVVSMLKYLRVLSFCDFRSLFALPDTIGELIHLRYLNLSNTGIITLPESLCNLCNLQTLKLFSCFNLTKLPSAMQNLVNLRHLEILDIFIEEMPKRMGKLSQLQKLDFYIAGKHIENSIKELGGLPNLHGSFSIEELENVTKGEEALEARIMDKKHITHLSLEWSTGNDNSIYSQIELDVLSNLQPHQDLESLSIKGYKGTKFPKWVGNLSYRYMTSMSLYNCKNCCMLPSMGQLPSLKRLCIADMNSVKTIDAGFYKTEDCSSVIPFPSLECLEIFRMPSWEVWSAFGSDAFPVLRDLYIFDCIKLKGDLPNHLPALQRLIIRNCELLVSSVPRAPTLRTLKIRNSNKVTFHEFPLLVESIDVEGGPMVESMMEAITNVQPTCLQSLTLQNCSSAISFPGERLPASLKALLMSGLKKLKFPIQHKHELLESLSIMNSCDSLMSLPLATFPNLSSLKIKDCENMKSLLLSGSDSLKSLSYFQISNCPNFVSFPEEGLSAPNLTLFRVYGCEKLKSLPEQMRTLLPKMEYLNISNCQQIESFPVGGMPPNLKTVEISNCEKLVSGKAWVCTDMVTSLIVWGPCDGINSFPKEDLLPPSLVSLHLCDLSSLETLECKGLLHLTSLQELRIQNCEKLQNIAGERLPVSLIKLIIVGCPLLQTRCHSKDREIWSKICHVRGIKIDGRWI